A genomic window from Verrucomicrobiota bacterium includes:
- a CDS encoding NYN domain-containing protein, which yields MNPPAPKDADATMAVFLDLENIALGARDANYPAFNITKVIERLLLKGHIVVKKAYCDFDRYKDFKRGLHEAAFELIEIPHVRQSGKNSADIRMVVDALDLCYTKGHVDTFVIISGDSDFSPLVSKLRENAKTVIGVGVKNSTSDLFIGNCDDFIYYDDLVRADRARSRPRSTSVAAAAKPAGDENKGPSLDKALELVVETLEALNGERGADERVWGSMIKQAIKRRNPGFNERAHGFRSFNDLLLEAQKRGLLKVEADGKSGGYTVNTAE from the coding sequence ATGAACCCTCCCGCCCCCAAGGATGCCGACGCCACCATGGCCGTGTTCCTCGACCTCGAGAACATCGCCCTCGGCGCGCGCGACGCCAACTACCCCGCCTTCAACATCACCAAGGTCATCGAGCGCCTCCTGCTCAAGGGCCACATCGTCGTCAAGAAGGCCTACTGCGACTTCGACCGCTACAAGGATTTCAAGCGCGGCCTGCACGAGGCCGCCTTCGAGCTCATCGAGATTCCCCACGTCCGGCAGTCCGGCAAGAACTCCGCCGACATCCGCATGGTCGTGGACGCCCTCGACCTCTGCTACACCAAGGGCCACGTGGACACCTTCGTCATCATCAGCGGCGACTCGGACTTCTCGCCCCTCGTGAGCAAGCTCCGCGAAAACGCCAAGACCGTCATTGGCGTGGGCGTGAAGAACTCCACCTCCGACCTCTTCATCGGCAACTGCGACGACTTCATCTACTACGACGACCTCGTCCGCGCCGACCGCGCTCGCTCGCGCCCCCGCAGCACCTCGGTGGCCGCGGCGGCGAAGCCCGCGGGCGACGAAAACAAAGGTCCATCCCTCGACAAGGCCCTCGAACTCGTCGTCGAAACCCTCGAGGCCCTCAACGGCGAACGCGGCGCGGACGAACGGGTGTGGGGCTCAATGATCAAACAGGCCATCAAGCGCCGCAACCCCGGCTTCAACGAGCGCGCCCACGGATTTCGTTCCTTCAACGACCTCCTGCTCGAAGCCCAGAAACGCGGCCTCTTGAAAGTCGAAGCCGACGGAAAATCCGGCGGCTACACCGTCAACACCGCCGAGTAG
- a CDS encoding bifunctional 5,10-methylene-tetrahydrofolate dehydrogenase/5,10-methylene-tetrahydrofolate cyclohydrolase codes for MQPQNLIDGRAIASQLLAETSQRVAALKSRGIQPGLAFVRVGEDPASKVYVGMKERTCAQLGFHAKTEVLHEATTQSELLQLIARLNADAAFHGILVQAPLPRHIDSATIFTAVSPSKDVDGFHPLNVGKLMLGDSTGFVPCTPAGIHELLIRSRVKTVGAEVTVLGRGNIVGKPMAAILCQKSSYANATVTLCHSGTRDIQAHCRRADILIAAMGVANFVTAAMVRPGAVVIDVGVNRVPDATAKNGSRLVGDVDFAAVQPIAGLITPNPGGVGPMTVAMLMSNTVRAAELATA; via the coding sequence ATGCAGCCGCAGAACCTCATCGACGGCCGCGCCATCGCCTCCCAGCTCCTCGCGGAAACCTCCCAGCGCGTCGCCGCGCTCAAGTCCCGCGGCATCCAGCCCGGGCTCGCCTTCGTGCGCGTCGGGGAAGACCCGGCCTCCAAGGTCTACGTCGGCATGAAGGAGCGCACCTGCGCGCAACTCGGGTTCCACGCCAAGACCGAGGTCTTGCACGAGGCCACCACGCAATCCGAACTCCTCCAACTCATCGCCAGGCTCAACGCCGACGCCGCCTTCCACGGCATCCTCGTCCAGGCGCCGCTCCCGCGACACATCGATTCCGCCACCATCTTCACCGCCGTCTCGCCCTCGAAGGACGTGGACGGCTTTCACCCGCTCAACGTCGGCAAGCTCATGCTCGGCGACAGCACGGGATTCGTTCCCTGCACGCCCGCGGGCATCCACGAGCTGCTCATCCGTTCGCGCGTCAAGACGGTGGGCGCGGAAGTCACCGTCCTCGGCCGAGGCAACATCGTCGGCAAGCCCATGGCCGCGATCCTCTGCCAGAAGTCCAGCTACGCGAACGCAACCGTCACCCTTTGCCACTCCGGCACCCGCGACATCCAGGCCCATTGCCGGCGGGCGGACATCCTCATCGCCGCGATGGGCGTGGCGAACTTCGTCACGGCCGCGATGGTCCGCCCCGGCGCGGTCGTCATCGACGTGGGCGTCAACCGCGTCCCCGATGCGACCGCCAAGAACGGCTCGCGGCTCGTCGGTGACGTGGACTTTGCCGCGGTCCAGCCCATCGCGGGCCTCATCACGCCGAATCCTGGCGGCGTCGGCCCCATGACCGTTGCCATGCTCATGTCCAACACCGTCCGCGCCGCCGAACTGGCCACGGCCTGA
- a CDS encoding rRNA pseudouridine synthase: MVRLQKFLAEAGVASRRSGEQLIAGRRVAVNGKVVTQLGTKVDPAIDKVTLDGAPLRVREKFYIAFNKPPHVITTRSDDLGRSTIYDVLPSKWASLVPVGRLDRESEGLLFLTNDGDFCLRLTHPRYGVRKHYRAVVDGRVERPMLRKFLEGVQHEGELLKAERVQLVDANNTRSIVELELSEGKNREVRRLFEYLGLTVCALQRTQIGRIRLGELRSGRWRTLTAPEIKTLLNPS, encoded by the coding sequence ATGGTCCGCCTTCAAAAATTCCTGGCCGAGGCCGGCGTCGCCTCGCGTCGCTCCGGTGAGCAGCTCATCGCCGGGCGGCGCGTGGCCGTGAATGGAAAGGTCGTCACCCAGCTTGGCACCAAGGTGGACCCGGCCATTGACAAGGTCACGCTCGACGGCGCGCCGCTCCGGGTTCGCGAGAAGTTCTACATCGCGTTCAACAAGCCGCCGCACGTCATCACCACGCGTTCCGACGACCTTGGGCGCAGCACGATTTATGATGTGCTGCCCTCGAAATGGGCCTCTCTGGTGCCCGTCGGCCGCCTCGACCGGGAGAGCGAAGGCCTGCTCTTCCTCACGAACGACGGCGATTTCTGTCTTCGGCTCACGCACCCGCGATACGGCGTGCGGAAGCACTATCGCGCCGTGGTTGACGGGCGGGTCGAGCGTCCGATGCTGCGCAAGTTTCTCGAGGGTGTTCAGCACGAGGGCGAGCTGCTGAAGGCCGAGCGCGTCCAACTGGTGGATGCCAACAACACGCGCAGCATCGTCGAGCTGGAGTTGTCCGAGGGCAAGAATCGCGAAGTGCGGCGGCTCTTCGAGTATCTGGGTCTGACGGTGTGCGCGCTCCAGCGCACGCAAATCGGGCGCATCCGCCTCGGCGAACTGCGCTCCGGCCGTTGGCGGACATTGACAGCGCCCGAAATTAAAACTTTACTCAACCCATCATGA